The DNA window acACAAATTTAATACCGGATTAGAGTTATggattcataaaattaaacacGATGTGGTGCATGTCTCCGTCAGTAATTAAttcttataattttctttttaaattgatCAGGTGCGGCTATTTTTATAATCCTGAAAGCTGCAGCTCTTCTAACTTTATCCAGTTGGCTGGATAATGGTGGAATTTACTTAATGGGGCATTACTCCGATTACTCTCACCAGTCACCTCCGTCAAATAGTAAAAAGGCTGCGCTTTCtcgaaatattttattttatttcgacCAAAGAACAGTTATTAGTTTAATAATAATACGTATTATCCACTATAAAATTGTGAAACGTCGTTCATCGTTGTCCGTACGGATGCCACTCTTGCTTGCTTTAACCTGTTGCCGTATTTGAAGAATCCGATGATCTAACTCATGTTGAAATCTTACTACGCATGTGTTCACTTTAGGGTTTGATTATTAGGTTTAGTATTATATTTTCTccacttttatttcttttatacttattttatattttaaattgttgaaattttttatattttttaaaatattaaaaataaattaaaatcttctAATTTCATGCATCTCCTAGCTCCaataaatctacttaatatcttctaacaaaaaattaatatacctACAAGGTACAAAgacataatatacctacaaatAAGACATATTAattaggttgattataaaaaaataaataaaaaatatgtcaTATAAGTAGATAAATAAAATTTACctgtgatataggttgattataaaaaaaaaatctataaatagtgtttagagcaagaagaagaacaagaaataacaaaaaaaagaagaaataattaaagagataattaggaagaaatttattttttataatatttcttatcaccaaaaagataattattgataattaaatacttCTAAACTTAGAGGATttgacttattttaataaacttAACTATTCTTGGCTCTAAAAAATTGAACTTATATCAAATTTTTCCTATAAAACTTGACTAGGATAGGGATTGGATTAGACTTATGCTAGAGGTCTTCTAAGTCGTGTTGGATTATAATTGTCAAAGACTAAAGTGTATAGAACTCTGTTTTGACATGAGGATTAGGTTGGAGGCTTTTGAGGTGAGTTGTGGAGCTCTTTTATGGACGGAACTCTATAGCTTATGTCACTAATCACTATACATACAAGGGGTCCCTGCACGCCTAACATACGCATGAAAGTCACAAACCTGATCCCCATTAAGTCGATAGCATAAAGGTTAGTAGCGTGTAGAAGTTTCCTTGAGGTTCAAGCAACCAAAAGCTTTCATCCATGCATGGCTGCTCCAGGTTAGTAGcgttttatttgtttaaacCATTTAGGTCTAACAACTCAACCTAAAGTACTGAAGCTTTTGAATTATACTGGATTATGTTAATGTTATGTTTAATTACTATTTAGGCCACTCACGCCAACATattacataaacattcatatatATCGTGTTTACACGTATACCATATGTTATTTTAATCTTAGAGGAGAAATTGATCCAACCCTTTTCAATTTCTGTGTCTGCGTAGTCATATCTCCATTCTCCACTATTCCATTACCATGAACCCGCGTGACTTCGGGATTTCTGGTCATGAAGGGACACTTTAGTTAACATGCCATGCATGCACGTAAAAGAAGAGGAAAGTGTCATTTGGCTTGAACTTTTCGAATAATAACTATTTTTCCGAATCCTTTTTCATATGATATAATACACTTACAAATATTATAGATTTAAGAGATGTGATATTGTATTGTGAATTGTGATTGATATATGTAGCGACCTTATTCATgataccaaattcaaaatctTTGTGAGAGATTTAATAAAGAATACATGATCCATAGGTATGTTACATGatggtatatatatacatatatgtaaatGATATTGGACAATTTTTTGTCTCTTTATGCAGACTCCTATTTATATGTTAGGCTTAATTGGAGCTAACCCTTAGCTTAATTTTAGACCATAAACTCTCATATTAGTTTCTTTAGTCCTCGAATTTAACATGATGTTGCACATTTGGTCATTTTCACTAACTCCGTCTATTTTTACCTTGAATTTAGGGATACATTAAGAACTTCAACTTAAaacttagaaaaaaaaacaatagaaGAAGCTAAGATTAAATAAAAggttataaaataatgaaactATAAAAAGACAAAAGAAAATGGTTAGACTTTAGCAACTCTTAAATATTATGCAAACGCAATTTCAAAGTTGGTAGGAGATTGTGAATTCTAGCATTGTATTCCTATACCACCGTTTAGCTTTGTACTTAGCATAACATAAGAATAGGATAACAATTTGCCTTTTTAGAATTATGTACAACTTTTCTCCGTTTAAAGGTCGGTGAAAAAATTGACCCTTTTTAAAAACCCCAGAAGTAATTGGCCCTATTTAAACACATGCTATATACTCAAGTAAAAAGAcgacatcatcatcatcatcttcttatCAAGTATGGTATACCAATATAGCATGGATGTCCGAATTAAAGTAAATAATAGTGGACGGGGAACTCTTTGGAGAGAAGCCGAATTTATGCGTGTATACCCATATAGATCGATGGCTGCTTATCACCTAACTTTAACCTTTTGAATTAATGGATGTCGGCTTCCATTTGAGAGGCTCCCTTTTTGTTATTGTTCTATACGTAcatgataaaataaaaagaaatgttATTTAGACATAAAATTAACCACATtagttattaattaatattcGAATACATATGAATACCACATATATATGATAGGGCCttgtctttaaaaaaaaaaatgttaccaATGTGAttaattttgtgtttctaactaaaattcattatttataataattataattgacATAGAACTAAAAGAACAACTAAAAGAACAACTTAGAATTGGAGAGTTTCGGCATGAATAGTGATTTCCAtattgttagtttttttttgcaTTGAAGAGTGTGTTTGGAGTTTACAAGGTTCGCTTCCGGTTCAAATACTTTTTTGAAAAGAGAACGacgagacaaaaaaaaaatctcttttcCATGACATACAATGAATTTCAGGCATTTAATAATGTTTAGTGGgttaaaaacaattatttatttatttatttattttgggtaTCTTTGTAATCTTtcgttttatttaatttcacttttcatttattttattaactaTCAAAATGAAAgtttgccacttagtattatggtATAGTGATATTCgccttcacttgtaagtgaaaggtcttaggtttcAATTCTCTCCAAAGGCGAacttgaactacattattgctagtgaCACACCCGGACCCAGAATGTTCACATGGACTCTGAATCGAGCTATGTTGGCCGACACcaggagggtgacgaagccataaatggtagtgatgtggaaaatgtgaataaatttaaacctgaAAGTGCCTACATGTaatgtgagtaaatttaaacctaaaagtgtctaAATGTAAGAGTGCGttagtgagcgggaatgaacccaatccacacgtgatgtcaaagcataagtaaagtacagtagagtaaATTGAGAATTATATCATCGAAGGTAACCTCCTATACCAAtgtttgccaagaatccttgtcGATACGAAAACTTtgctactaaaacctggagaggCGAAAAACAATGGTGAAtaggcctaaaaataaagttttgtaaaaaccttttcgaaaacataataacccctcgctgtaaaacaagtatagtttccaaaatatacatactacatataatgtgaaaatacttaccgtagcctgcaATATCTTAAGAATTCAATAAGTCACAATATTTCGTAAATAAACACCTAATGTTCAGTTTCGTGTAATCTCACAGAtacaaacatatcatatcaagtgctcatcgacatatgctaTCACTCGAGTTCATACAGAGATATTCTGACACcaacatgactgggtgtaataatgatttattCTCTAATACTACAATAATATGAAGACTGGCGTTATGCGCATCACATATAaatcctaattgcctataacaATCTAGGACATGActagcacctacaatggatccaaagtgagcatgcggtgcgatgtgaacatacacgtgaagcctGGCCCTGGCCCGGCCAAGTACTAACACTAGTGTAGCACACAATGAGCAGATAACGTAAATATAAATATGCACGGTAATTCGATAATTCTAGTCTACATAAAACTATTCATAGTCGTAAATCTGATCAAGGTATCCCCTTATAGCAAGGTTACATGTGCATCCCTTAGGATTATTTCACAATTTCCTAACAATACGACATTTCTTAtaaacattaatttaattttggcATCACGTAGAAAATTCACTATTAAGTAatatggaaactaaataaatatatgtatactgtataaaagaaaagaccaaTTCATAGATACTGGCGAAGTCGTAGCCGTTCGAACGAGCCAATATGGATCGACGATACTAATCGTACCTAAGTATAATAGagacccattagtaaaacttAATACGTTTGAATTTGGAGAAATAGGTAGCGGATTCAAAATCAACGCGTCGAAATACGTTAAGAAGAGTCATgggcaaattttgtaaaaagtaaaagaaaagtcaacagtcaaccctaaaaagtcaaccGAGCCACCCTGGCAGTCAACTACGTTAAAActttggaatttcactaaatggatgtcaaaaacggACTTGGGGTgtcaaaattagcctaggagggtTTCCGAGAAAATTTCGTGGAATATTCCAAATCCATTAGGATGTGGGCCAAGCTGGATCCCAGTTTAGGGTTTATGGGCCAAAGGATTGGGCTAGCCCATGGATCAAGTTTtgggttatttttatttttttaatcggGCGGGGTCAACCTGGTTGCAGGTTCCCAGATTCGGCCGGAAACTGCGCAGGGAACCAGAGCTCTGTTTGAGCCATCTCATCGAGATGAAGAAAAAATGCGGACCTCGAGGTTTAAGGTTGTAAATGACGGAGTCATGTTGGAGAAATTTAACTTAAGAAGGACCTCTCCTCAGTCTGTGCACACCCAGAGAGTACAAATCTCGAGTGAGGGTTTGGGGGCTCGTAAAGTCGTGGTGGTTCCGTGGTCTGGGTTGTTCATCGTGAAAAATGGTGAAAGGGTAGTAAAGAAGCTCCGACGTCGTGAAGCAAAGAAGGGAAGAGTTAAAGTGAGAGAGTtagagcgagagagagatagagagtgaGTGAAATGAGGGAAGGGAAATTATGGCAGTCGGTGGTGGTGCTAGCTGGAATGGGTGAAGATGGTAATGGAGCTGCGTCTCACAGAAGAGGGAAGGAGTCTGGGAGGGAGAGAGGGTACTTCAGGAGAATTAGAGATAGatgagagtgtgtgtgtgtgtgtttttttaaaaaaaaaaaattaataataagatGAAAAATAGAGGGAGACATAGGGGTAAAGGAGGAGAATGGGGTGTGGGCGCTACTGGCTCACTAAACAAGACCACaaaaaacagaacaaaaaaaatcctCCGTAAACatgaaattactaaaatgcccttccCGTTTGTAGTTCCATAAAATTTTAACCGTAACTTCGATTTCGATTTCACTTGAGCCCACGCGCttgtagcgacgagtactacgataATATGCTAGGAGAATGGTTCATACATGTTACACCATGACAGTCATCGAAAGTCAAAGTCATCGCCTTAAGGgttattttcgtcaattcattcttttaaaaattaattaaattgtaaaattagggacgagtTGCCAtagctagcccattgtgaggcttagcctacTCCCCCATCCCCTTATTATAGATAATATCAATTGTTAAAAAACATAGagtttctttcattttctaGTGTAATAATTTCATATCCCGCCTTAATCCATAACTTATGATGTGTCAAAAATTCATCATGAAAACCAAAATTGACTAATGATTTTAGAAAAGTGGTAATTTTTTCAGTAGAGACATAAATATTATCAACACATTATAGTGATTTGGTAGTGATTCAGTGACTCAAAACAATGGGCACTAACACTAAGCAACTTGCTTAAATCTCTAAACTAACGatattatattaaataatacaTTCCCTTGATCAAAACATTTCTTGTGTATTATTTCCCAAGGTAATTAGTTCTtttttaagagttttttttaTGAACAAATTAATCGGCTAACTACATATTATGAATCACGACACACAACATCAGAACAAGAAATCTCTTGTTTTCCAACTAAATCCCACCAAAATATATTCTTGGTTTCGAATAATATTGGTCATATAGAGTAGAATATAGGATGTTTAGCTTATATAATATCCCAAATTGAAATATACAAATGGGAATTATTGGTCCAAAGTTTCAGTATGCCGACAAATGGAGTCAAATGTATGCATGAAGTTTGGACTAATGAGcaacaaatatttttacttgGGGCATAATTGTTTGAATTATATCACTTTCATCATGAAGTTCATTGATCTTAAGCCAGATCGATCGAGGCTTATACTAATCATTATTTGTAAAGCAAACAAGACAGTTCGTCCCACTTTGTCTGGCTTTAGTGCCATTGATGCATTCTTTAGGTTCATGAGAAACATGAAAATTGATGATGTTTGCTAATGGATTCACAAAGCCAAATAATTAAAATGATTACTGTGGCCTAACCCCTCGACCATGCACTTAATGtgcccccccctcccccccccccccccccccccaaaagaTTGAACATTACAACTTAAAAACATTCACAAAGCCAAAAATATAATTCTACGGTACCCTTTAGAAAAAGTTATTGATATcatttgttttaataaaattacattatAAATGTCAAACTTTACCGTCTAACATTACATAATAATGGTGAGGTTTATAAAATGGTATTGTTTATTACACTACTAATGTCGATTATTAAACCATAAACGCCTTGTATAAACTTAAAAGTATTATTATAGTAGACGTCAGAAAATTACTCTTTATTGTTATACAATGGGCTCCCTACCTCTCTGCTTAATGGTGCTACAACAATAAGTTAACATTCAATGTATGAATAACAAGAAAAAATAAGGTTACACTACAATCGTCAAAGTTTACAATTCAATGTTACATAATAATGAAGTCATATTTTTGTTATATTAATAAATGGTAAGGCAATAGTTAATAACACATACTAACATAACCATCATGGGGTGGCTTAGTGGTTGGAGATGAATTTCATACTTGTTTTTCATATGGCACATTCTAGATTCGATTCATGGTACTCATAAATCACACGATGTGGCAAAGGAAGGCTAAAATGTCTCTACTAGtctttttggacaaaaaaaaatcaattggcaTGACGAAGTCACTAGCTACTTCCTTAAAAAAACACAGAATAACATGCGAAAAATTCAAATTAAGCCCGATCTATTGAAGTACCAGATTATGtgacaacaaaaataaatttactaTTACAAACAACCTGTAAATATATGTAAAGTAGGTGGGCTGGTCACTGGTGATTTGGTGAGGTCAGAGAGTCTTGGCAATTGTATATAAATAATTGTAAGTTGCAtataaaaaatgatgaaaaaaatagagatattttggatgtggtttctaattattaatatttttttactgAAATCTTGcctatttttagtttttgatcgaAGTTCCtgaattaatgtaataatgtaagttactctattttctaattaaaaattaaaaattgaaaattgtatttgtttgtattaatgagattttaaatataactcataatttgtgggattaaaaataataaaatataaattaataccctctattatattttgtgtgtgtgtgtgtgggcacattcatcaaaattaacaaaaaaaaaaaattgtaccaaaacatggatataTTCTCCAAAACACAGAAAAAAGAAGATATCAGACTTAATAACGttagtaaatttctttgattaaacttgacatagatacattctcaaatcaacaaaaaaagaatgtactcatataattaagtttaaaatagattaaaaaaatttaatggattttatattaaaaaattgggtacattttatattaaaaaaattgtacattttatattaaaaaaaatgtacattttacatataacaaattggtatatttaaaaatgggtacatttaagattaaaaaaattgaaaatgatatgatgggtacatttaagattaaaaaattaagaatctttttataaaaaactaatgggtacaaacttattctattgtttttaattttagaaatgtttgaattcaaaattaattaggagtttaatagaggtgtgagtcttaaaaccctaaatcaattactaatttttattttaaaaaatatgtaataaacatgtaaatttattatcacattaatgctaggacttcaatcaaaatttaaaaactaataagatctcagtcaatgaacattagtaactaagcaccggatactaatttttgcAACGTTAAAAAAGTTGGGGACCTACGTAAGAATTCTGTGCCAACCACTATGCTAGACAAcagagagaacacaaagctctctctctttgtTTCGACGTACATACGTCCTCAGAGTATAtaccaaattatatatatataggctccTGCCTctctatatacacacacatctTTGGACATAGTTTTATTCTCAAGTTTCAGACAGCAAAACCAAAGCTAAGCCATTTGTCACTACTCATATTCCTCTCTACCATCTCTCTAGCTAGCTAGCCATGTCCAGGATACATCCAGCATCGGCGTTGAAAGAAAGGGTTCATCATCAGTTGGAAGATGTTCATGCGCCACCGTCTGTGCTCACCGTGTGGAAGAGATCTAGCATGAGTTTCCAGGGAACTGATGGATTTACAGTGTTTGACGATCGCGGAATACTAAGTTTTCGAGTAGACAATTATTCGAGGAAGAACTGTTGTGTTAGAGGAGGGCTTGTCCTCATGGATGGAGCTGGAAGAGCCTTGCTAACCCTCAAACCCCAGGTAATTATTTGTTATCAAATCCTCCTTTTGGTGTAGTATGCATGTTTAGTAGCCAAtacaaataataataagttGAACTTATATGAGTTAAAGCAAGCGTGAATTAGATCAGTTGACCAGAGCAGCATGCTCGTATCTCTATATATTATCTGATACATGAAAGCTTATTCAAATCCATTTTTGTAATGAACAGATGTTGAGCTTGCAAGTTCAATGGAATGCATATAGAGGAGAAGATGGATATGGAAAGAACCCTAAATCCAGCAGAGTCTTCACCATGAAAAGTGGATCAAATCTTTTTGGCAGCAGAAACAAAAGTGAAGCGGCAGAGGTGTTCATGGGAGGGCCAAGTTCAAATAGTACACCAGATTTCAGAATTGAAGGTTGTTTTGGGAGAAGAAACTGCAAAATCAGAGATCGCAGTGGAGAACTTGTTGCCACTGTGTCTAGAAAAAGAGTAAATAATTCAGTCTTGCTTGAAAACGACGTGTTCAGCTTGGTGGTGCAACCTggatttgatcttgaattaaTTATGGGTTTTGTAATGGTTTTGGATCGGATTTGTGGGAAGACATTTACACCAATTTTGTGTTCTTGATTTTACCTTCTAATGTACAGAAATAAACCCATGTAAATAGGATACTTTTTTACCCTATAGAATCTCATATTATGTAAGGGTAGAGAGccagcaatatatatatatatatatatatatatatatatatatatatgagccATCACTCCAATTTTCTTGTATCCAAATAAAAACTTGTATCTAAATGCAACAGAAGTTTGCGTATTTGGATTAAGTCAACTGGCCATGACAGTGCCTTTTTGCTCTCCAGTTCATATTTATTTTCCTGAAAAGTCGGAAAAGTTTGAATATTGCTTTCTAAGTAACAGTTTGATACTGAGGTGATTTTATGAAAaataggtataaaaaaaaaaactgagttaaagaaaaatatttggtaaacacttaaaaacaacttattttcacagttttggataaaaaaaactaaaaacgtgAAGCAGTAAAAATGAACCTATTCTCACAGCCCaacagaaacaattttttttcaaagctgaAAACATGGAAATCGGCTAAAATGATCTATTTACTAATCTCGTTGAGATGCTCTCTTTTAATGATTGGTTGATATTAAGTTAAATCTTTGATTTGTATATCACCGCTATTTGATTTTGATCGGTCCAACAACTAAAACAGTAAAATGATAAATTCAACCAAAATCGGTTCAACAACTAAAACAGTAAAATGATAAATTCAACCAATTtcccaaacaaaaacaaaaacaaacaaacaaacaaaaagaaagaaaaattctCTTCAGATCATAACGTATGCATCATCCTCGCACGCGTCACCTGAGTGACACAAGGCGCGTATATGCGAGAGCAGTATGACATTACACATCAGGAGAATCATATTGCATGCtaattttgtattaatttttaaaaataggaGCGTGAACTTGCAAACTCCTTGCATGCTaaatttgtattaatttttaaaaataggaGCTTGAACTTGCAAACTCCGAAAAGCTTGCCCCGATCAACCCATCAAACTAGTTTTTCTCAAGTTCTAGAGGTTCTGGATTGAATCCGAAATAGCTATGTAAACAACAAATAGATAGCTGCAAGACAACAAGACTCGGGAATCACTCGTAAAATACACGTAAAATAGGATTTGTGAATAACATCATGTGAATGTACCAAAACCCAGCTGTGTCATCTGTGAAGTTAGTAATATTTCGTCGAAGTGCCAAAATAACAGGTGCACTCAATGCCTAGCCATGTATCGGCCTCAGAGATCTATGTCTATCAGTCACCGGAAACATAGCCCTTGCTTTCGTAATACCTTTTCTCGCTTGCTGCCTTTTTCTCGTTACGTTTCTGCAGGAAAAGAAATAgtgataagccatacgtttgaaGCATGCTAAGTAGAAATCAAAACGATATCAAGTAAAACAATAGTCAAACATAAAAATGCTTTATATttagggaactgttattagcattccaaaaatATCATTCTACACTCGTCAcatgtgtatttttctttctaattataggaAGTTTGGAGTGCTAAAtaaaatttttggagtgctaacaACAATTCCCTGTATTTATAATGTTTGAAATTTTCATTATAAATGACGGGTCCAAATTCGAACAATAGTATTGCAAGGAAACTCAGGTATAGGGGAAAACCTGGTATGCTTCATGATTGGATACAATCCTTCTAATTATTGTGGAAGTGGTGATATCAAGCGGGCTTTCCAAAACTTTGAAGATGCCTAAATTGATTGGGACTTCATATGGGTTGCCTTCTTCctgccaaacaaaaaaaaaagtgtaactAACCAATGCATCTTGGCGGCTCCAGAATTAAGCTAATGAAGTAAAGACATCAGCATTAGGAACTTGTTTTGCAATTTACCTTTTCAAAGTTGCTATTCTCTGCTACCGTTCCATGGACCACTAAGGAGATGTTAAAGGTTGTGAGCTGCAGCAACAAGATATTCCATGAGGAATTATATAATACAAGTGTGAGCACTGTTTTAAACAAGTCAAGTTCACAAAAATATGGAAAGTACTAAAACAAGATTACGGGTAGACCCAAATTCTAGTTCAATTAACACTAATgctgagggagaaaaaaaagagactataaccaacttcaagaataagaaaATTTTGCGATGAGAAAAACAACCAGAAGAATACAGGAAAAGCATGAAGGCTGACTAAATACATAATGAAGCAAATTCAGTACAAATTAGAAGACAAGCTCACCATGTCTTTTGAGATTACCCATGGAGCACCAATTATAACCTCATCCACATGGCGGCAAGCCAAAACACTTAGGCTTCTTTCGTGAAGGTTCATTATTGGGCGATGTGCTCCTCTGTTAGCACTGTAATGCAAATATTAGATAAAGCTATTACCTAGTGGGTTTTGAAATACAGTATAAGAGATGGAAGTAAAAAAAGGATGTGTACTTGGAAGTAAAACAAAATACCCTAATCAGAGGTTGCAAGAATAAATGAACATCTGTAAGAGATGGAAGTTCatgaactgaaaaaaaaaggtcgtacccagtgcacaaggctcccgcttaacgcagggtctgggagaggtgaatgtcggctagccttacccccatttatggggaggctgctcccaagtctcgaacccgagacctaccgctcatgggcgaaggcacttgccatcgcaccaagtgcgacctctcatGAACTGAAGTATTGGTGAAATTTATATAAAGATAAGTTGCTTCCCAGGAATTAGAAATAATCCACATATATGGTGAGAGCAAAGTTGTGTTTTTATGTAACACCAAAATGCACACAAGGTAGGGAAAAGGGCACCAACCGTAAAGGTAGATTAAGTAAATCAACTTTCATGAAAGATAAACTGATACTCAGCCAATTTTTTCAAAGTGGTGACCAGTGACAAGGTTCTATCGCAACTAGTATGCTACTGAAAACCCATTCAATGAGAAAACCTAGAACAATAGGTACAAAATTGACTTACggattaatttgtttttcatgTGAAGAGATAATATACACACACGTGTGTGGAAGTCACTActattggatttgatttttctaTTATGGTCAAACTATATATGGTTCTAAAGTAGACCCAAATGATTAAAGGGTTACTGGTCATAGAAATTGACATGTGAGAGTGAGAGTAAGATGGAGATGATACCTGACAGTCTGATCAGTGTGTATTCCAACAAGAAGAAAATCCCCAAGCTCTCGTGCTTTCCTTAAGatctatatgaaaaagatggcCATGTAACCAAAAGGTCAGTTTTTTCTCCCTCAATAGCTTATCAAATCTAAAGTAAAAAttggaaaacaaaagaaaaacagacaAGAAGACCGTAATGGCATGAATATAGTagaatgaacaaaaaaaaaaaaaaatcccacgTCTAACAACAATGGTGCAGATATAATGTGTAATGTGTCTGTGTTGTGTGTTtaggtttgtgtgtgtgtgtgtgtgtgagagagagagagagaggtggcaATTTTCAGGAATCAGATCACTCTAAATAGAGTAAAGGATACTGTAAGAGAGTAAAGGATAAATATCATGTGAGCAAACTCATCCACATTACCTCCACATGTCCAGCATGGAAAAGATCAAATGCACCATCTATATAAATTATGCGCGCATCCGATTCAGGCCCCTGCAGTCAGGCATAAACCACTAAAAAGTGACAAAGTAGTAATGCAATGCCAGAGTGTGGCACTTAAAATAAGTATATGTGATAATGTGACGTAGAAATCAAGTTTTGTCTTTCCCCTTTCATCTCCCTTGTTTATAAAGAGACGAACTTCGGAATCTAAGTGAGGGATTGAATACTAAAAGTTGCTCCACTTCAAACAACCAGCAGAGAAACAGTTACGGAGACAACATTACCTTTCCATTTGAAAACTGAACAATTCTTCGAGATGTCGGTAGGAAATGAGACACACGGGTTCCACTTCCAGACCCACCATCTTCAAACTTCTGGCTGTG is part of the Malus domestica chromosome 12, GDT2T_hap1 genome and encodes:
- the LOC103407747 gene encoding protein LURP-one-related 5-like is translated as MSRIHPASALKERVHHQLEDVHAPPSVLTVWKRSSMSFQGTDGFTVFDDRGILSFRVDNYSRKNCCVRGGLVLMDGAGRALLTLKPQMLSLQVQWNAYRGEDGYGKNPKSSRVFTMKSGSNLFGSRNKSEAAEVFMGGPSSNSTPDFRIEGCFGRRNCKIRDRSGELVATVSRKRVNNSVLLENDVFSLVVQPGFDLELIMGFVMVLDRICGKTFTPILCS